One Nostoc sp. CENA543 genomic window, TGCCCCCTGCCCCCTTGCCTCCTCATCAATCATCCGCTTTGATTTTACCGATTTCTCCTACCCAACGACGGCGATCGCGATGTTCTAAACTGATAATATCTGCTAAACTCCAGTGAAAATGATACGCAATACAGGCTACCTCCTCATCTAGCAGTTCTGAGGGGTAGCCAACTATTCCCCCGCTAAGGCTAACTCCACTTGAAACTGACTCTGACACTGGGGACACTGCACAGGAATATAAACATCACCTTGTTGATTAATGCGATTATAAAACTCTCTTAAATAAGCCAAGTCTTTAGAAAAAAGATTCTCTAATAAATCGGGAGTTATTTCCGTCAAACTGCCTAATTTAGTGATGACTCTAGATAACATGACAATCACAGCATAACTAGAATTTTCTTGAGCATCGCGGTTTCTCTGCACCATAATTTCATCTTTAGCAGTCGTCAGACGCATCACACCATGACGATGTAAATTACCCTCTGTATCCAACAAACCTCTAGGTAAAATAAATTCAAATTCTGTACAAAAAATCTCTTCATTATTCATATATATATAATCAAATATTAGAAAAAAATCATAATTTTAAATCTCTATTCTCTGACCACCATTTTATATAAAATTAGGATAGGTGGTATTGTTTCAAGATTCTGGAATAGTCTAATAATCTAGGCTTTTAATCCAAAATCCAAAATCCAAAATCCAAAATTGGCATTATTCCTCTTTTAATTCATTAATTTGACGATAAAATTGTTGTAAATAACTCAAATCGCAGGCAAAAAAATTTTCTACTACAGCAGGTGTCACTTCATCTAATGCACCTAAGCGAATAATCACACGAGATAAAATAATCACAGTTGCATAAGCAGGATTGGTTTTCACACGCGGATCACGCAATGGCACAATTTCATCAATTGCTCTAGATAAACGCATTACTCCTGTGCGATGTAAATTTCCATCTTCATCCAGATAGCCTTTCGGTAAAGTAAATTCAAACTCAGTTTGTAACATCAGTAAGTCTCATGCTTTATTAACTAATAGCACGATATATATAGGATTCCTACTTGATTGTTGAACAGATACGTAGGGGAGACAATATCGCAGTGTGGATTTTCCTCATGCAATATTGCCGTTGTGTTAGCAGCGAGAGTACAGCAACTAGCACCAAGGCTTTTGATGCGTTACGGCTTACGCCCAACACACCCTACAAACACTAATAACAGGATATTAACCACCTATATTATCTTGTTATCTGGAAGTGAAATCCTATTGATCGCGGAAATTAACATTTATTTTATAATTTATCTGTACAAAATTCTGTATTTTGACACTAAACAAGCAAAATTATTAAGTTACTTTCACCCGTTTGAGTTCTTCAACAACCATTTCTATTTCTTCAATTTCATGTTCACTACCTTCAGCCTTGACATCAGAAATTGTATAACTAGTAGGCCAGGCATTTTTAAATTCTAATCTAAATTTTTCTTCTGCTGCTTGATTATAAATAACTAAAGAACCATCACGCCTTTCATCACCCCATTTACCTTCTTTAATAGCTGCTAACCAATTCCACATAGTCATAGAAATAGTTAACCCACGGCGTAAAACTATATTAGAATAAGTGATATTTCCAGGGATTTTACTACGCACAATCCGCCCATTAGCAGCACCTGTTTTACCCCAGGTAAGAGGTGTTACTTCTGATATTTCTATGACTTCCTGAGTAGTTTTAAAACCTTGACATTCCATAAAGTAACCATCAATTGGTTCTTGACTGCCAGTCAGTTTTAATTCTAAATAAAAGCGACTATTAGTAAGAATTTCAGGAAATTCTGCCATGATTAATTACCTCTTATGTGTTTGTAGTAAGGATGTTAGTCCCCAAAGAAGAAAGGACTAAAGTCCTTACTACGAACTTATATTTACTTTTTGCGTTCAAAATAGGTAAAGCCTATCGTCACTGTTTCTGTCAGTAAATCACCAGAACCGGCGGTAAAATCACTGGTTGCATAGCTAGTGGGAAAGACATCTGTAAATTCATACTGTACTTTTTCTTCCGCACCATCATAAATAGAAAGCTTTCCTAATTTACGATTAGTACGACCTTCGGCTTTACCACCAGAAAGAGCCTCAGCATGGCATTTGTTATACCAATCAAGCAGTTGCTTAGAGTCAGCAGTGGCGACACATTCAAGAGTAATTTCTGAACATTCTACGCCCCCAATTGTAGCTTGCGTTTGAGTTTTACCATCTTTGGTGACACCAATAGGCGCATCTCCGCCTGCTACCGTCATTTTCATTTGCATCCCACTAATCTTTTGAATCAAAATTTCAGTGAGTCCATCAGCTTCCCAGTAGAACTTAGCATTAGAAATAAACTCTGGCATAAATTAATCCTCCCAAACGACTCCAGATTAGATGATATAAATCGGTGCAATTGCAGCAGTTAATTTTATTTAGTCCTGTTGATATTTTCACAGGTTAATGTATAGGTTTCTTCAATATAGTCATTGCCATTGACATCTAAATCTCCAATTTTATATTCAGAAGGCCAAGCTTCTTTTAATTCCCAACGTAATACCTCATTGCCATCAGTATCGTAGGCGGTAATAGAGCCTGTTTTTTTGCTGTCTAGCCATTTGCCTTCACCTTTTTCAGCTTTGGGCATACACTTTTTAAACCACTCATACATTTTTTTGCTGGTGCTATCACTATCACCACTCATCAGGGTTGTGACTTCGATTGTGAATAGCCCTTCAAAACCAGCAGAGTTGATTTGTCGAATAGTCTTGCCGCCTTTAGTAGACATTAAAGGTTTATCTTGACCTTTGACTTTAGCTTCAAATTTGACACCACCAACTTTAGTAAAAGCCATGTCGGTCATGCTATCAATTTCAAAGTAAAAATTACTGGCGGCAATTGGTTTTAATTCAGGCATATTGACAACTCCATTAAATTAGCAACAGTATTTGTGTTTATTTTGGGTTCTTCCTCGTATTTGGTGGGGTGCGTTAGCCTATGGCATAACACACCCTACAAATTATCAATTCTTCAAAATCCAGTAATATATTCAAACTTAGAAACAATATATTTGTCTTAATTTTGAATTTTGAATTTTGAATTTTGAATTGGTATTACTGGTTAGGAGACCACTGACTAAAGCGGAAGATGACAAACTCCGCCGGACGTACAGGACAGACACCAACTTCAATGTACAAACGTCCTAACATCATGGTTTCGTGAGTGTTGATGCTAGAGTCACATTTGACATAGAAAGCTTCTGCGGCTGTCGCACCAAATAAAGCACCTTCGCGCCAGAGTCTTTCTAGGAAGTTGCTGACGGTACGGGTGACACGCGCCCATAGGTCTTGGTCGTTTGGTTCAAATACTACCCACTGTGTACCCAATTCTACGGACTTCTCAATGTAGCTCATCAAGCGGCGGACGCTGATATAACGCCATTGCACGTTGTCTGGTTCGACCAAGGTACGCGCACCCCAAATTCTGATACCTCGGTTGGGGAAGGTGCGGATACAGTTGATACCCAAGGGGTTGAGTAATTCTTGTTCGCGGAGGTTGGTTTCATAGGCTAAACCGATCACACCTCTGGGTGTGTCATTGGCTGGTGCTTTATACACGCCGCGTGTTTCATCGGTGCGACACCAGACCCCTAGCATATGACCGGCGGGAGGAACGAGGATGGGTCTACCACCGTTGCGGGGGTTGGGGACTTTAATCCAAGGATAGTAGAGGGCGGCAAATTGCGATCGCCTGTTAAATGCACTCAACCACTGAGCAATATGCTGGGGTTTGACTTGGGTGGGAGGCACAGGATCACCACCTCCTTTGCAGGGGGGTGGGTCTAACACTACCATCCGGTTAGGCGCAGTGTTTTCGCACAGGCTGACCATTGTCTCCATAATTCCATGCACTTGATCCAAGTCCAAGATGCCGTTTTGATAAACGCGCATCAAGTCAGGACAAGCAATCATGGTTACTTCGTCAATTTCAAAGATACCTTGCATACCGGTGCGATCGTCTCTCACACCTTGGACATCACGAGGGAAGCGGTCTGGTGTGGAGACTACAGGGGGGGGACTGACTTCGTAGTTACCATTGGCTGGACGACGAGACAGAGGTTGTCCTGGTGTTTGTAAGTCTACGGCGTTGACAAACTCTGATGTTTCTAAAGCCGTCACTACATAAGTACCTGCCTCTGCTGCTACTTCTGGATTCATCGAGAGGTTGTCATACTCCTCTAGAATTTCCCCATTACGGCTAATGGTGACTTTAAAGAATTCACCTGTATTTAGAGGTGGTTCGGCGGCTGGGTCGGCTGGTGGCAGTGGTTCACTTTCGGTAATGGTGATATTGAATCTACCGCCATCATCATCAGCATCATCACCCTCGGCGGGTTTGAGTGCGAACTGTAAAGAAGGACGATTTCCTGTTGTACGAATCTTGAGAGCTGTTTCATCAACTGATGGTGCTGGTGAACCAGGTAATTTTGTCCCGATACTAACTACCCAACACCGTCCACCACCGTTTAAGAACCAACCATTGACAGCAAAAGGTAAATAGGCATCAAAATCTGTATAACCGTCGGAACCTTGTTTAGCAAAGTATTCTAAATACTCGTTCCACGATGTCACCAACATTGGTTTGAACAATTCGGCATCACCGCGTATATCTTCAGTAAAGCCAATGAATCCGGCAATATTTGTACTCACGCCCTCAATTGGACGACTACCTCGGTCTACTTCTTCGACGTAGACCCCAGGAGCGAAATAATCTAATCTAGGCATTGGATCATTTTCCTGTGTTGAACGAATAACTGTTCTTAGCCCAATTCTGAAAAATTCAAGAACACATCGAAAACTTTGTGAATATTGAATTTTGAATTGGTTTTAGTCCTCTCTAGCTGATTACTCAAGCATTTTTGAGCAATACTTCCTCATCGGAATGATGAATCAAAGGATCGCTTTGCAGATTCAAAGGAATAGTCAACGTCACATACAAAGCTGGACGTAAAGGTACACCTAAAGCACTCCACAAAGTTGCAGCATCAATGGGATTAATGGTGCAAACGGTCATAGATAATTCACCGTGACCGCGTAACGCCGGCGCAAGTAGATCCTCTGGTAAACAGTGGTGATGTAACAGTAATCTCAAAGCCTCTGACAACAAACGTTGTTCCCCCAAACTGGTACAGTCCCACGCACTCAATAAGAAAGACACATCAAACCACCGAGGCGGCGGTAGAGGTTTTATTTCTTCTTTAGTTGGTTGCTCTATGTAAACATTTTCCTGAATGTTGTAACAATACAAATTCAATCTAGGGTTTACATTTTGGCTCATAGCAGGGTGGTTAAAATCAATTTGCTCCGTAGAAAGCAGAGAAATGCCACCAGCTAAAATTTCTGCTAAAGTCTGGGTAGCAGCTGGAATCATAAGACACAACAGCAGGGTTTTATGAACATGACCCCAAATACTACCAGTCACTTGATTTGATGTATTTGATGCCACCAAAAAATAATGTGTGGTACAGGGGGTATACTGACCAGAGTTGTTTATGCAATCGGGACAAAGTTATGACTTTGTGGTTTGCAAATAGGGAAATTTAAGTGCCGACAGCACAAAATAAACCTTTGCCAGAGGCTTTAAATTGGATTTACAGTTCTGGGACTAAATGTTTATAGCTTAGAGATCCAAGCCGTTAGAAGTTATTAGACTTTGGTCGAGATTCTAAATAATTGTTTTAAATTGCATAAATTTCATACCTGTGCAGTAAGCTAATTCTGTCCGTAGTTATACAGTCAGCAGCTTGATTTCTACTACAGGCAGAGAATATCTGCATGGGGGTAAAATCTGCAATGCTGTTTGCTATTCAAGTATACGGGGGATTAATGATGAAGGTTGCCACCCAAAATTTCACTGCTCCGATACCTCTACCTTCGTCCATACAGAATCTAGCAAATAAATCGCAAGTGGAGATTAGTAAAATTTGTCATCTGATGATGGAACAGTTGGCGAATCTACTCCCATCTGTCATTGTATGGACTCTATATCACAGCATAGATACAGGTAAACGCGAATCTGTCGCCTATCCTGTACCCATAACTGCGTCTAGGCAGCCCATGACTATATCATATTTACAACAAGAAAAATGGTTATTAAATGATTTATCTTTTCTTCAAGTAACTCAACTTAATTTAGTCAATGAATACAAAGTTTATATTTGTTGTATAGGAGAACAAAAAGCGATCGCCGCCGAATATATCTTAATCTGTACAGAAGAAACACTCACAGACCAGCAGCAGCAACACTTTTACAATCAAGCTCAAATTTTGAGTCAATATTTAATTATGTATCGGGAGCGTTCAGAGCATCTCGCGCAAATTAATACTTTGTCTCAAGCCTGTGGCAAAATTGAACATCAACTGCGAAATCCTTTAGCATTAATTAATCTTTACGCTGAAAACCTGCGGTTAGCCTTACCGGATAGTTCTTTACAAGAACAAGCTGCATTAATTCGACAAACAGTTGATGAATTGAGTAACAAACTCACAGATTTACTATATTTCGGTCAACGAGCTAAACTACATATTCAATTACAAAATTTACAAACAATTATTGCTGAATGTATTAAAACCTTAGAACCTGGGTTAAAAGAAAAAAATATTACCGTATTGTATCCCGAAAAACCTGTAAATATTAATGTTGATTGCTGGCAAATCAAACAGGTATTTGATAACTTATTGAGCAATGCCATTTATTTTAGTCCATGTAATGGGACAGTAACCTGTAATTGGCATATTTATGCTCAAGAAATATTAATAGAAATTTGCGATCGCGGTTCAGGAATTTCCGAAACAGACTTGAAATTAATTTTTAAACCCTATTATTCTCGCAGAGTTGGTGGTACAGGCTTAGGACTGGCGATCGCCCAAAAAATTATCCACGATCACAAAGGCAACCTCTGGGCAGAAAACCTCCCCGAAGGCGGCGCGCAATTCTCCTTTACATTACCAAGATAGAGAATGGTGCATTGGGCATTGGGCATTGGCTATGTGGCATAGAGCATTGAAATAAAATCTCTCTTATCTTTTATTTTCCATTCCCTATTCCCTATTCCCTATTCCCCATTCCCCATTCCCCAATACCAAGTCCCCAATCCCCATTCCCCATTCCCCATTCCCAGCATAATCATGAACACAAAAAAAGAACCTATTTCAATTTTGCTTGTTGATGATGAACCACATTTTCGGCAAGGCATCCGCACTCTATTAAACTTTTATAACAACAGTAGTTATTTAGATTTTGATATAGTTGGCGAAGCAGCTTCTGTAGAACAAGCTGTTAAATTAACTAACGAACAACACCCCGCTTTAATTTTATTAGATTTAGAATTACCTCCAGAAGATGGGATTACCGCTTTAATTCGGTTAGGACAAATATCTTATAACGGCAAAGTTTTAATATTATCAGCACATCAACAAGATGAATGGGTATTTAAAGCCATGCAAGCTGGTGCTTGGGGTTACGTTTTTAAAGATAAATTAGCCACCCAATTATGTGAAGCGATTAATACTGTTGTTGAGAATAAAGTCTATCTGCCGCCAGAAGTAGCAACAGCTTTTTTCCGTCTATTTCATTACTATACTGGACAATCCTTAGTTGCTAATACTGGTGTTCACTTAACAGAAAGAGAACAAGAGGTACTTAATTGGCTAGTACAAGGAGCATCTAACGAACAAATTGCTGCTCATCTTTATATTACAGTTGCCACAGTTAAAGCTCACTTAACAGCCATCTTTGATAAGTTAAGTGTGACAAGTCGCACTCAAGCAATTGTCAAAGCTTTAAAGTTAGGTTTAGTGTGTCATTAGTCAATGGTCAATGGTCAATAGTCATTAGTCATTAGTCATTAGTCATTAGTCATTAGTCATTAGTCAATGGTAAGAATGAAGATAAGGAGAAATAACGAGAAATATAGACCATAGGCTAATCACTAGTAATTATATATAATCAACAGTCAATAGTAAAAATGAAGATAAGGAGAAATAACAAGAAATATAGACTATAGGCTAATAACTAATAACTAATGACTATGGATTAATGAGTAATGAGTAATAAGTAATGAGTAATGAGTGATGAGTAATAAGTAATGAGTAATGAGTAATGAGTAATAAGTAATGACTAATGACTAATGACTAATGACTAATGAGTAATGACTAATGACTAATGACTATTGACTATTGACTAATAACTAATGAGTAATTATTTAGCTATTGCAACGATAACTGCAACTCTACAAAGAACCTTGCAGGCGAGTGTCCAAATAGATGTAGATGGGGCGAGGGTAACGACTGTTAGACCCGATCGCCTCGGTAGTGGTTCGCCGGAAGCTGGTGTAAATATTTATCTGTACGATATTTTAATGAATCCGGCTTGGCGGAGTGCAGATTTAAGACAACGCCATTCAGAAGAGAAATATATTAAGCGATCGCAAACAGGTTTGGATCTCTACTACTTACTCACTTGCTACGGTAACGATGTGGAGTTAGAACCACAACGGCTGATGGGTAGCATTATCCGTACTTTTAATAGTAAATCTAATATCACGACAGAATCGATTCGGGAGACTGTCACAGATTCTACCTTGGCATTTTTGGCTGATTCTGACCTAGCTGAACAAGTTGAGACAATTTCTATTAGTCCTGTTGATTTGAATGTGGAAGAAATCTCCAAAATTTGGTCAGTATTTTTTCAGACTCCCTACAGTTTATCTATTGCTTATAAAACTAGTATCGTGTTAATTGATGCTGGAGATATACCGAAAAAACCCTTACCTGTACGCAATCTTCAGCGTCATGTTACACCATACCAACCAGCGATCGCTCAAATCAAAGTCAAAGAAGAACTCTCAAAAATTTGGCAAACACAACTAGCTACAAATCCATTGATTTTGGCTTCCAGCACCTTATTAATTAAAGGGGATAAACTAAGTGCAGATATTACCCAAGTCCGCATCGGGAATGTCACAGCCACACCCCAAAAAGTGACGAATCAAGAAATTACCCTAGAATTAGCCTCCATCCCCGTAGAATCATTACGTGCAGGAATGCAGAGTTTACAAGTCATTCATCCCCAGCAACGGGTAAACTCGAATATAGTCCCGATATTGTTACGTCCCACCATTGAAGAAATCACAGTATCTAATTTAAAGGGTAGAGGAAATGATCCGCGATCGGCTGAGATTACTGTGCGTGTGAATGTCAGCATCGAGTCAACACAGCAACTGACGTTAGTTTTAACAGAACTATCACCATCACAATTTGCGGGATACTCCTATGAAAAAACCAAAAATCGCCAAAACATTTCCCACTCCGTCACCTTCATAGTTA contains:
- a CDS encoding Pvc16 family protein is translated as MIPAATQTLAEILAGGISLLSTEQIDFNHPAMSQNVNPRLNLYCYNIQENVYIEQPTKEEIKPLPPPRWFDVSFLLSAWDCTSLGEQRLLSEALRLLLHHHCLPEDLLAPALRGHGELSMTVCTINPIDAATLWSALGVPLRPALYVTLTIPLNLQSDPLIHHSDEEVLLKNA
- a CDS encoding phage tail assembly protein translates to MNNEEIFCTEFEFILPRGLLDTEGNLHRHGVMRLTTAKDEIMVQRNRDAQENSSYAVIVMLSRVITKLGSLTEITPDLLENLFSKDLAYLREFYNRINQQGDVYIPVQCPQCQSQFQVELALAGE
- a CDS encoding phage tail protein, whose translation is MAEFPEILTNSRFYLELKLTGSQEPIDGYFMECQGFKTTQEVIEISEVTPLTWGKTGAANGRIVRSKIPGNITYSNIVLRRGLTISMTMWNWLAAIKEGKWGDERRDGSLVIYNQAAEEKFRLEFKNAWPTSYTISDVKAEGSEHEIEEIEMVVEELKRVKVT
- a CDS encoding sensor histidine kinase KdpD, with protein sequence MLFAIQVYGGLMMKVATQNFTAPIPLPSSIQNLANKSQVEISKICHLMMEQLANLLPSVIVWTLYHSIDTGKRESVAYPVPITASRQPMTISYLQQEKWLLNDLSFLQVTQLNLVNEYKVYICCIGEQKAIAAEYILICTEETLTDQQQQHFYNQAQILSQYLIMYRERSEHLAQINTLSQACGKIEHQLRNPLALINLYAENLRLALPDSSLQEQAALIRQTVDELSNKLTDLLYFGQRAKLHIQLQNLQTIIAECIKTLEPGLKEKNITVLYPEKPVNINVDCWQIKQVFDNLLSNAIYFSPCNGTVTCNWHIYAQEILIEICDRGSGISETDLKLIFKPYYSRRVGGTGLGLAIAQKIIHDHKGNLWAENLPEGGAQFSFTLPR
- a CDS encoding phage tail protein; this encodes MPELKPIAASNFYFEIDSMTDMAFTKVGGVKFEAKVKGQDKPLMSTKGGKTIRQINSAGFEGLFTIEVTTLMSGDSDSTSKKMYEWFKKCMPKAEKGEGKWLDSKKTGSITAYDTDGNEVLRWELKEAWPSEYKIGDLDVNGNDYIEETYTLTCENINRTK
- a CDS encoding DUF4255 domain-containing protein; amino-acid sequence: MSNYLAIATITATLQRTLQASVQIDVDGARVTTVRPDRLGSGSPEAGVNIYLYDILMNPAWRSADLRQRHSEEKYIKRSQTGLDLYYLLTCYGNDVELEPQRLMGSIIRTFNSKSNITTESIRETVTDSTLAFLADSDLAEQVETISISPVDLNVEEISKIWSVFFQTPYSLSIAYKTSIVLIDAGDIPKKPLPVRNLQRHVTPYQPAIAQIKVKEELSKIWQTQLATNPLILASSTLLIKGDKLSADITQVRIGNVTATPQKVTNQEITLELASIPVESLRAGMQSLQVIHPQQRVNSNIVPILLRPTIEEITVSNLKGRGNDPRSAEITVRVNVSIESTQQLTLVLTELSPSQFAGYSYEKTKNRQNISHSVTFIVNDCPPGTYLVRLVVDGAESLLTVDTDPQSPTFEQYIAPLVVIS
- a CDS encoding phage tail sheath C-terminal domain-containing protein, translating into MPRLDYFAPGVYVEEVDRGSRPIEGVSTNIAGFIGFTEDIRGDAELFKPMLVTSWNEYLEYFAKQGSDGYTDFDAYLPFAVNGWFLNGGGRCWVVSIGTKLPGSPAPSVDETALKIRTTGNRPSLQFALKPAEGDDADDDGGRFNITITESEPLPPADPAAEPPLNTGEFFKVTISRNGEILEEYDNLSMNPEVAAEAGTYVVTALETSEFVNAVDLQTPGQPLSRRPANGNYEVSPPPVVSTPDRFPRDVQGVRDDRTGMQGIFEIDEVTMIACPDLMRVYQNGILDLDQVHGIMETMVSLCENTAPNRMVVLDPPPCKGGGDPVPPTQVKPQHIAQWLSAFNRRSQFAALYYPWIKVPNPRNGGRPILVPPAGHMLGVWCRTDETRGVYKAPANDTPRGVIGLAYETNLREQELLNPLGINCIRTFPNRGIRIWGARTLVEPDNVQWRYISVRRLMSYIEKSVELGTQWVVFEPNDQDLWARVTRTVSNFLERLWREGALFGATAAEAFYVKCDSSINTHETMMLGRLYIEVGVCPVRPAEFVIFRFSQWSPNQ
- a CDS encoding phage tail protein, which codes for MPEFISNAKFYWEADGLTEILIQKISGMQMKMTVAGGDAPIGVTKDGKTQTQATIGGVECSEITLECVATADSKQLLDWYNKCHAEALSGGKAEGRTNRKLGKLSIYDGAEEKVQYEFTDVFPTSYATSDFTAGSGDLLTETVTIGFTYFERKK
- a CDS encoding DUF6760 family protein, whose product is MSESVSSGVSLSGGIVGYPSELLDEEVACIAYHFHWSLADIISLEHRDRRRWVGEIGKIKADD
- a CDS encoding response regulator transcription factor — protein: MNTKKEPISILLVDDEPHFRQGIRTLLNFYNNSSYLDFDIVGEAASVEQAVKLTNEQHPALILLDLELPPEDGITALIRLGQISYNGKVLILSAHQQDEWVFKAMQAGAWGYVFKDKLATQLCEAINTVVENKVYLPPEVATAFFRLFHYYTGQSLVANTGVHLTEREQEVLNWLVQGASNEQIAAHLYITVATVKAHLTAIFDKLSVTSRTQAIVKALKLGLVCH